Proteins encoded together in one Solanum lycopersicum chromosome 7, SLM_r2.1 window:
- the LOC101260553 gene encoding uncharacterized protein isoform X1 has translation MQSLLGFRLPQFSEEAAWLPGWLQQQDIETKSSYNGTDIGNSFSQEFLQQPNAVVPHQQSTQEDGYKSCHLLLSGDDSSPLSLVQPINSVQFHLHLSLGCSSENLPTTLEDISEAERIKSSHALSVQCVQIPIVTERSAKELKVDNFAALGKGCNNVNKGEGHERNACLHEVNHMDDAIELSIAASEALVIHEMFKGELFSKRFPASTVLEAALQVKQARLEAWKESHESCNCATEEIPEIDCLSESEDLRMEDAFHDVGLSASDSADSQFHDFSLSQVKYTLASQTQSCSGKLEKEGAVLHGIDILQPGDSFTKLNLNDIESESQLKVDERFGSLSDDGQRKPTRNPYLVADIIPVARESDHMSDCLKKVNFPVLEGKSFQASIGSPSVKNINVVGESDELPKVFPNRFESRWFGGWTYLKNEVRSFDQVKCNAIKSIPEPFVGETSYFSESADIAPDMSSFVARKQDERVIVASQLSIPSEDLCKGKEMTLLSHDIVASSDLSLDDTLCSVVPCSISSDHLSSPSAIYNNVRDEKQQSFGPTTEYATNLQRNSVLDNLVVHGKQVTTPKINREGMQVPVRREVISLRTYSVLAGNGISLEKGYCLNTSFSLGRNDAPMLKPVGQMTNENGNFCDTPRDGNEVTVSVPKNTSSPLILNPRSRHRFQASKSFQRDFGSEKDRKQTTEDQAAIECPKRKRVHFSATETEIQLGKEPRKSLVALKSCRTPKAARNLRPPTSHLELRTQELKKRLINSSARVGRRLMLGNMEFLVTGFSRKREKKLEDLIKKHGGTVLSDIPAPTNNGKRCKGFQSQAVPVVLCSKKLQSIKFLYGRAVDAFMLKAKWLTDSISEGCILPPEKYMVVKKCVGKRFIAVGSSVENNSHSPIFDNLGIMLHGEKNFCTDMAKIIKHGGGQVFKTLLELVQNCDSEKIATGIIITENERSASRHLKHCASEGNIPIMSAYWIIRSLQMGKLLPLKEKTKTCKLPTLVLPESPDTVELSQEI, from the exons GAGGCTGCTTGGCTTCCGGGTTGGCTTCAGCAACAAGATATTGAAACCAAATCATCTTACAATGGTACCGATATTGGGAATTCATTTTCTCAG GAATTTCTCCAGCAACCTAATGCAGTGGTGCCCCATCAACAATCAACTCAAGAAGATGGGTATAAGAGTTGCCATCTACTCTTATCCGGTGATGATAGCTCACCACTCAGTTTGGTTCAACCGATTAACAGT gTTCAATTTCATCTTCATCTGTCATTGGGTTGTAGCTCAGAGAATCTTCCAACTACACTTGAAGATATATCTGAAGCAGAAAGGATCAAGTCCAGTCATGCTCTGTCAGTTCAGTGTGTTCAAATCCCAATTGTAACTGAAAGGAGTGCTAAGGAATTGAAAGTAGACAACTTTGCTGCATTAGGAAAAGGATGTAATAATGTGAACAAAGGAGAAGGGCATGAGAGAAATGCCTGCTTACATGAAGTCAATCACATGGATGATGCAATTGAGTTGTCGATTGCTGCATCTGAAGCACTGGTTATTCATGAGATGTTCAAGGGTGAACTGTTTTCAAAAAGATTTCCGGCTTCAACTGTGTTAGAAGCTGCACTACAGGTGAAACAAGCACGGCTTGAAGCTTGGAAAGAGAGTCATGAAAGCTGCAATTGTGCCACTGAGGAGATACCCGAAATTGATTGTCTATCAGAATCTGAAGATTTGAGAATGGAAGATGCATTCCATGATGTGGGGTTATCTGCTAGTGACTCTGCTGATTCGCAGTTCCATGACTTTAGTCTGTCTCAAGTTAAATATACTCTTGCTTCACAAACTCAAAGTTGTAGTGGCAAATTGGAAAAGGAAGGAGCAGTTCTTCATGGGATAGACATTCTTCAGCCAGGAGATAGCTTTACCAAGCTAAACTTAAATGATATTGAGAGCGAGTCTCAGTTGAAAGTGGACGAAAGGTTTGGGTCTCTTAGCGATGACGGACAGAGAAAACCAACAAGGAATCCATATTTGGTTGCAGATATCATCCCTGTGGCACGTGAGAGTGATCACATGTCAGACTGTTTGAAG AAAGTCAATTTTCCTGTCTTGGAAGGAAAATCATTTCAAGCATCTATTGGTTCTCCCAGTGTTAAGAACATCAATGTTGTAG GAGAAAGTGATGAATTACCAAAAGTATTTCCCAATAGATTCGAAAGTCGTTGGTTTGGTGGTTGGACTTATTTGAAG AATGAAGTACGCTCATTTGATCAAGTCAAATGCAATGCTATCAAAAGTATTCCCGAACCTTTTGTTGGCGAGACAAGTTATTTCTCAGAATCAGCTGACATAGCTCCAGATATGAGTTCCTTTGTCGCAAGAAAACAGGATGAAAGGGTCATCGTTGCTTCTCAATTGAGTATACCTTCTGAGGATTTATGCAAAGGAAAGGAGATGACACTGCTCTCTCACGATATTGTGGCATCCTCCGATCTGTCCTTAGATGATACCCTCTGTTCTGTTGTTCCGTGCAGTATATCATCTGACCATTTGTCTTCTCCTTCAGCTATATACAATAATGTAAGGGATGAAAAACAACAAAGCTTTGGTCCCACAACTGAATATGCTACGAACTTGCAGAGAAACTCGGTTCTTGATAATCTGGTGGTTCATGGGAAACAAGTTACCACTCCGAAGATTAATAGAGAAGGGATGCAAGTCCCAGTTCGCCGAGAAGTAATCTCGCTAAGAACTTATAGTGTACTCGCTGGCAATGGAATATCCTTGGAGAAAGGATATTGTTTAAATACATCGTTCTCATTGGGAAGAAATGATGCACCGATGCTAAAGCCAGTAGGTCAAATGACAAATGAAAATGGAAATTTTTGTGATACTCCAAGAGACGGGAATGAAGTCACAGTTTCTGTGCCCAAGAACACAAGCTCACCCCTTATATTGAACCCTAGATCACGCCATCGATTCCAAGCTTCAAAATCATTTCAACGTGATTTTGGATCAGAAAAAGATAGAAAACAAACAACAGAAGATCAAGCTGCTATAGAGTGTCCAAAAAGAAAGCGTGTTCACTTTTCAGCAACTGAAACTGAGATTCAACTGGGAAAGGAGCCTAGAAAGTCACTCGTTGCACTAAAATCTT GTCGTACTCCCAAAGCTGCTAGAAATTTGAGACCTCCAACTTCACATTTAGAGTTGAGAACTCAAGAACTCAAGAAACGTCTAATAAACTCTAGTGCTAGAGTTGGAAGAAGATTGATGCTCGGAAATATGGAATTCTTAGTCACAGGATTTTCTAGGAAGCGAGAGAAGAAACTTGAAGACTTAATCAAGAAACACGGTGGCACAGTTCTCTCTGATATTCCTGCTCCAACTAATAATGGGAAGAGATGCAAGGGGTTTCAATCCCAGGCAGTTCCTGTTGTTCTTTGTTCAAAGAAG CTGCAATCAATCAAATTCTTGTATGGACGTGCAGTAGATGCCTTCATGCTTAAAGCTAAATGGCTTACTGATTCAATTAGTGAAGGCTGCATTTTACCACCTGAAAA GTACATGGTTGTTAAAAAATGTGTTGGCAAAAGGTTTATTGCTGTCGGAAGCTCAGTCGAAAACAATAGTCATAGCCCTATCTTTGACAATCTAGGCATCATGCTTCACGGCGAAAAGAATTTCTGCACCGACATGGCCAAAATAATCAAG CATGGTGGTGGGCAAGTTTTCAAAACGCTTCTCGAGTTGGTTCAAAATTGTGACAGTGAGAAGATTGCAACGGGAATCATTATTACTGAGAATGAGCGTAGCGCATCACGTCACCTGAAGCATTGCGCCTCGGAAGGGAACATACCAATTATG TCAGCTTACTGGATCATAAGGAGTTTACAAATGGGGAAACTCCTTCCCTTGAAGGAGAAGACCAAAACCTGCAAGTTACCTACTCTCGTGCTTCCAGAATCTCCTGATACCGTGGAACTGAGTCAAGAAATATAA
- the LOC101260553 gene encoding uncharacterized protein isoform X2 → MQSLLGFRLPQFSEEAAWLPGWLQQQDIETKSSYNGTDIGNSFSQEFLQQPNAVVPHQQSTQEDGYKSCHLLLSGDDSSPLSLVQPINSVQFHLHLSLGCSSENLPTTLEDISEAERIKSSHALSVQCVQIPIVTERSAKELKVDNFAALGKGCNNVNKGEGHERNACLHEVNHMDDAIELSIAASEALVIHEMFKGELFSKRFPASTVLEAALQVKQARLEAWKESHESCNCATEEIPEIDCLSESEDLRMEDAFHDVGLSASDSADSQFHDFSLSQVKYTLASQTQSCSGKLEKEGAVLHGIDILQPGDSFTKLNLNDIESESQLKVDERFGSLSDDGQRKPTRNPYLVADIIPVARESDHMSDCLKKVNFPVLEGKSFQASIGSPSVKNINVVGESDELPKVFPNRFESRWFGGWTYLKNEVRSFDQVKCNAIKSIPEPFVGETSYFSESADIAPDMSSFVARKQDERVIVASQLSIPSEDLCKGKEMTLLSHDIVASSDLSLDDTLCSVVPCSISSDHLSSPSAIYNNVRDEKQQSFGPTTEYATNLQRNSVLDNLVVHGKQVTTPKINREGMQVPVRREVISLRTYSVLAGNGISLEKGYCLNTSFSLGRNDAPMLKPVGQMTNENGNFCDTPRDGNEVTVSVPKNTSSPLILNPRSRHRFQASKSFQRDFGSEKDRKQTTEDQAAIECPKRKRVHFSATETEIQLGKEPRKSLVALKSCRTPKAARNLRPPTSHLELRTQELKKRLINSSARVGRRLMLGNMEFLVTGFSRKREKKLEDLIKKHGGTVLSDIPAPTNNGKRCKGFQSQAVPVVLCSKKLQSIKFLYGRAVDAFMLKAKWLTDSISEGCILPPEKYMVVKKCVGKRFIAVGSSVENNSHSPIFDNLGIMLHGEKNFCTDMAKIIKDGTEPFL, encoded by the exons GAGGCTGCTTGGCTTCCGGGTTGGCTTCAGCAACAAGATATTGAAACCAAATCATCTTACAATGGTACCGATATTGGGAATTCATTTTCTCAG GAATTTCTCCAGCAACCTAATGCAGTGGTGCCCCATCAACAATCAACTCAAGAAGATGGGTATAAGAGTTGCCATCTACTCTTATCCGGTGATGATAGCTCACCACTCAGTTTGGTTCAACCGATTAACAGT gTTCAATTTCATCTTCATCTGTCATTGGGTTGTAGCTCAGAGAATCTTCCAACTACACTTGAAGATATATCTGAAGCAGAAAGGATCAAGTCCAGTCATGCTCTGTCAGTTCAGTGTGTTCAAATCCCAATTGTAACTGAAAGGAGTGCTAAGGAATTGAAAGTAGACAACTTTGCTGCATTAGGAAAAGGATGTAATAATGTGAACAAAGGAGAAGGGCATGAGAGAAATGCCTGCTTACATGAAGTCAATCACATGGATGATGCAATTGAGTTGTCGATTGCTGCATCTGAAGCACTGGTTATTCATGAGATGTTCAAGGGTGAACTGTTTTCAAAAAGATTTCCGGCTTCAACTGTGTTAGAAGCTGCACTACAGGTGAAACAAGCACGGCTTGAAGCTTGGAAAGAGAGTCATGAAAGCTGCAATTGTGCCACTGAGGAGATACCCGAAATTGATTGTCTATCAGAATCTGAAGATTTGAGAATGGAAGATGCATTCCATGATGTGGGGTTATCTGCTAGTGACTCTGCTGATTCGCAGTTCCATGACTTTAGTCTGTCTCAAGTTAAATATACTCTTGCTTCACAAACTCAAAGTTGTAGTGGCAAATTGGAAAAGGAAGGAGCAGTTCTTCATGGGATAGACATTCTTCAGCCAGGAGATAGCTTTACCAAGCTAAACTTAAATGATATTGAGAGCGAGTCTCAGTTGAAAGTGGACGAAAGGTTTGGGTCTCTTAGCGATGACGGACAGAGAAAACCAACAAGGAATCCATATTTGGTTGCAGATATCATCCCTGTGGCACGTGAGAGTGATCACATGTCAGACTGTTTGAAG AAAGTCAATTTTCCTGTCTTGGAAGGAAAATCATTTCAAGCATCTATTGGTTCTCCCAGTGTTAAGAACATCAATGTTGTAG GAGAAAGTGATGAATTACCAAAAGTATTTCCCAATAGATTCGAAAGTCGTTGGTTTGGTGGTTGGACTTATTTGAAG AATGAAGTACGCTCATTTGATCAAGTCAAATGCAATGCTATCAAAAGTATTCCCGAACCTTTTGTTGGCGAGACAAGTTATTTCTCAGAATCAGCTGACATAGCTCCAGATATGAGTTCCTTTGTCGCAAGAAAACAGGATGAAAGGGTCATCGTTGCTTCTCAATTGAGTATACCTTCTGAGGATTTATGCAAAGGAAAGGAGATGACACTGCTCTCTCACGATATTGTGGCATCCTCCGATCTGTCCTTAGATGATACCCTCTGTTCTGTTGTTCCGTGCAGTATATCATCTGACCATTTGTCTTCTCCTTCAGCTATATACAATAATGTAAGGGATGAAAAACAACAAAGCTTTGGTCCCACAACTGAATATGCTACGAACTTGCAGAGAAACTCGGTTCTTGATAATCTGGTGGTTCATGGGAAACAAGTTACCACTCCGAAGATTAATAGAGAAGGGATGCAAGTCCCAGTTCGCCGAGAAGTAATCTCGCTAAGAACTTATAGTGTACTCGCTGGCAATGGAATATCCTTGGAGAAAGGATATTGTTTAAATACATCGTTCTCATTGGGAAGAAATGATGCACCGATGCTAAAGCCAGTAGGTCAAATGACAAATGAAAATGGAAATTTTTGTGATACTCCAAGAGACGGGAATGAAGTCACAGTTTCTGTGCCCAAGAACACAAGCTCACCCCTTATATTGAACCCTAGATCACGCCATCGATTCCAAGCTTCAAAATCATTTCAACGTGATTTTGGATCAGAAAAAGATAGAAAACAAACAACAGAAGATCAAGCTGCTATAGAGTGTCCAAAAAGAAAGCGTGTTCACTTTTCAGCAACTGAAACTGAGATTCAACTGGGAAAGGAGCCTAGAAAGTCACTCGTTGCACTAAAATCTT GTCGTACTCCCAAAGCTGCTAGAAATTTGAGACCTCCAACTTCACATTTAGAGTTGAGAACTCAAGAACTCAAGAAACGTCTAATAAACTCTAGTGCTAGAGTTGGAAGAAGATTGATGCTCGGAAATATGGAATTCTTAGTCACAGGATTTTCTAGGAAGCGAGAGAAGAAACTTGAAGACTTAATCAAGAAACACGGTGGCACAGTTCTCTCTGATATTCCTGCTCCAACTAATAATGGGAAGAGATGCAAGGGGTTTCAATCCCAGGCAGTTCCTGTTGTTCTTTGTTCAAAGAAG CTGCAATCAATCAAATTCTTGTATGGACGTGCAGTAGATGCCTTCATGCTTAAAGCTAAATGGCTTACTGATTCAATTAGTGAAGGCTGCATTTTACCACCTGAAAA GTACATGGTTGTTAAAAAATGTGTTGGCAAAAGGTTTATTGCTGTCGGAAGCTCAGTCGAAAACAATAGTCATAGCCCTATCTTTGACAATCTAGGCATCATGCTTCACGGCGAAAAGAATTTCTGCACCGACATGGCCAAAATAATCAAG GATGGAACTGAACCTTTTTTGTGA
- the LOC101248892 gene encoding CSC1-like protein At3g21620 translates to MATLSDIGVAAAINILSACIFLIAFAFLRIQPVNDRVYFPKWYLKGLRGSPLHSGTIVNKFVNLDFRAYLKFLNWMPAALQMPEPELIEHAGLDSAVYLRIYLIGLKIFVPIAFIAFSVMVPVNWTNHTLERLDLAYSDLDKLSISNIPSGSQRFWTHLVMAYIFTFWTCYVLKREYEIIASMRLHFLASERRRPDQFTVLVKNVPPDPDESVSELVEHFFMVNHQDHYLTHQVVYNANRLTALVNEKKKKQNWLDYYQLKYTRNHSKRPTSKTGFLGLCGKTVDAIDFNSSEIERLSKEISDERMNIIGSTKYIMPAAFVSFRTRWAAAVCAQTQQARNPTLWLTEWAPEPRDVYWDNLAIPYVSLSIRRLIVAVAFFFLTFFFMIPIAFVQSLANIEGIEKALPFLKSLIETNAVKSFIQGFLPGIALKIFLIFLPSLLMQMSKFEGFCSISALERRSATRYYIFQFVNVFLGSIITGAAFNQLNNLLHQSANEIPKTIGVSIPMKATFFITYIMVDGWAGVAGEILRLKPLIFFHLKNFFLVKTEKDREEAMDPGSLGFNTGEPQIQLYFLLGLVYAVVSPILLPFIIVFFALAYVVYRHQIINVYNQEYESAAAFWPDVHGRIITALIVSQLLLMGLLSTKEASKSTPLLITLPILTIWFHIFCKGRFEPAFVRYPLQETVRKDTLERTKEPNFNLKEFLQNAYIHPVFKGEVDSEIDAASEDGDLEPSLVQTKRQSRFNTPLPSKRGSSPPLLSDFDATTQV, encoded by the exons ATGGCCACTCTGTCTGATATAGGTGTTGCAGCTGCTATTAACATTCTGAGTGcgtgtatttttttaattgcatTTGCATTCCTTCGAATACAACCTGTCAATGATAGAGTATACTTCCCAAAATGGTACCTAAAGGGTCTAAGAGGCAGTCCTTTGCACTCGGGTACAATTGTCAACAAGTTTGTCAACTTGGACTTTCGTGCGTACCTGAAGTTTCTGAATTGGATGCCTGCTGCACTACAAATGCCAGAACCGGAGCTTATTGAACACGCAGGATTGGACTCAGCTGTCTACTTGAGGATTTATTTGATAGG GCTTAAAATATTTGTCCCGATTGCTTTTATTGCGTTCTCAGTCATGGTTCCTGTTAATTGGACCAACCACACATTGGAGCGTTTGGATTTGGCTTACAGTGATTTAGATAAGCTTTCAATTTCCAACATTCCTTCGGGATCACAGAG ATTCTGGACCCATCTGGTTATGGCTTACATCTTTACTTTCTGGACTTGCTATGTGCTGAAAAGGGAGTACGAGATAATTGCATCAATGAGGTTGCATTTCCTTGCATCTGAACGTCGACGACCAGACCAATTTACA GTACTTGTCAAAAATGTGCCACCAGATCCTGATGAGTCAGTGAGTGAGCTGGTAGAGCACTTCTTCATGGTCAACCATCAAGATCATTATTTAACTCATCAG GTTGTATACAATGCCAACAGGTTGACAGCGCTAGTcaatgagaagaagaaaaagcagAATTGGCTGGACTATTATCAACTAAAGTATActagaaatcactccaaaaggCCGACATCAAAG ACTGGTTTTCTTGGCTTATGCGGCAAGACTGTTGATGCAATTGATTTCAATAGTTCTGAAATTGAGAGGCTCTCAAAAGAA ATATCTGATGAGAGAATGAATATTATTGGGAGCACCAAGTACATTATGCCAGCAGCATTTGTTTCCTTCAGAACAAGATGGGCAGCTGCTGTTTGTGCGCAAACACAACAAGCCAGAAATCCAACACTCTGGTTAACTGAGTGGGCTCCAGAGCCCCGTGATGTCTACTGGGATAATTTGGCAATTCCTTATGTTTCACTGTCAATCAGGAGGCTTATTGTTGCTGTAGCATTTTTCTTCCTTACATTCTTTTTCATGATTCCAATTGCATTTGTACAGTCCCTTGCTAATATAGAGGGAATTGAGAAAGCGTTACCTTTCTTGAAATCCTTAATTGAAAC TAATGCTGTAAAATCCTTCATTCAAGGCTTCCTCCCTGGAATCGCATTGAAGATTTTCCTTATCTTCTTACCTTCATTATTGATGCAAATGTCAAAATTTGAAGGATTTTGCTCCATATCAGCTCTTGAAAGGAGATCCGCGAcaagatattatatttttcagtttGTTAATGTATTTCTTGGAAGCATCATTACTGGGGCCGCATTTAATCAGCTAAATAATTTGTTGCATCAGTCAGCAAATGA AATACCAAAGACAATTGGTGTATCCATTCCGATGAAGGCAACCTTCTTCATAACTTACATAATGGTGGATGGGTGGGCAGGAGTTGCTGGAGAGATTCTTAGGTTGAAGCCATTAATATTCTTTCACTTGAAAAACTTTTTCCTGGTGAAGACTGAGAAGGATAGAGAAGAGGCCATGGATCCAGGAAGTCTCGGGTTCAACACTGGTGAACCTCAGATACAGCTCTATTTCTTGCTAGGCCTTGTTTATGCTGTTGTGTCACCGATCCTACTCCCATTCATCATAGTATTTTTTGCTCTGGCATACGTTGTATATCGACATCAG ATTATAAATGtgtacaatcaggagtatgaaAGTGCAGCAGCATTCTGGCCTGATGTACATGGGCGCATCATAACCGCGCTGATAGTCTCTCAATTGCTTCTAATGGGATTGTTAAGTACAAAAGAAGCTTCTAAATCGACTCCATTGCTAATTACACTCCCTATACTAACCATATGGTTCCATATCTTCTGCAAAGGTCGTTTTGAGCCAGCTTTTGTCAGATATCCGTTGCAG GAAACAGTGAGGAAAGATACACTAGAACGTACAAAGGAGCCAAACTTCAACTTGAAAGAGTTCCTTCAGAATGCTTATATCCACCCAGTTTTTAAAGGTGAAGTAGATAGTGAAATTGATGCAGCCAGTGAAGACGGAGATCTGGAACCTTCGCTTGTCCAAACAAAACGCCAATCGCGTTTCAACACACCATTGCCAAGCAAAAGGGGTTCATCGCCTCCATTGTTATCTGATTTTGATGCAACAACGCAAGTATAG